The genomic segment AAATAGAAAAACTAGAAAATAACATCCAATCTACAAAAGGACAATTGTTGgtacaaaataatgaaatagatatattaaagaaagaaataaaagaaaaagataaaaatattgaagagctaaatatatatataaagcatACGGAAGATGAAATATTAAAGCttacaaatgaaaataataaaaataaagaagatgtaaataataatataaagaaacaaaataaaataaatgaacacattaatgaaaaagaaaatgttataaaaggCTTAGaggaaaaaatacaaaaatgtaACAAAGTCATAAAGGATAAaatagaagaaaatgaaactaataaaaaaaagatacaacaacaaaatgaaaaaataaattatataaatgataaaatacaAGATCTTGAAagagaacaaaaaaatgacaaagagaaaattaaaaaatatatagaaaaaattaaaacattaaaaaagACAAGTACTATTatggaagaaaaaaagaaagcaGACAAAATCGATGAACAAAATAAGGAGAAGAATCAAcaagaagaaatatataactcacaaatatataatataaataaaaagatcaATAAAAAAGGTATCAAAAATggtaatatgaataaatctgataaaatgaataaaataaatatgaatggaaaaaatatatcaacaaatcaaaaaaatgtatGTAATTCTAGAAGTACtagtaatagtagtagtaacaGTAGTGATATGAGTCAGGAAGAAATTGTTAGCTTCTCAAGtaaatacaatataaaacaaaataaaataaacacatctcaaaaatgaagatattattatgtttatatatatatatatatatatatatatgtgcatacTATTTTTCtcgtaaatataaaattattgtatcatttttatttttatttcaaaaCCTTTTAATATGCTGGCGTAAAActataagatatatttaaactCCCTGATATTTGATACAACTGAAAAAagcaaaaatattatacaaaaaaaaaaaaaaaaaatatatatatatatatatatataatattttttcctctctttttttttttttttcttttttttttgtcttttaTTGAAAAATACTTACATCGTATAGGTCATAAATATAATCGTCAAGGTTCggttttatattattgttgatatataaatactgtacatgaagaaatataaaaaaataaaagcgTACATAATTAACACACAAATgttcctatatatatatatatatatatatatatatatatacacacacaaacacttaatatatatacatacatatgtatatatttatatttatttatttttatatgatcttactatattatcatttttgttGAATATTCTTTTGAGGAATATTAATAAGGAAGAAAAAGTTTCATTTCCATTAATGAgcactttattttttttcaatattgtCGTACCACTTATGCATTTAAAAACAATTTTAacttaaaaatgtaaaataagaaataaaacatatatatatatgtatatatcttataatttattcttattatttttttttgtctttatcaattcataatatatatatatatatatatatagagagagagagagaaaaaaaaaaaaaaaaaaaaaaagaaaaacagaAAGATATACACAAAAaggttatattatatataaatcatatagtatatgttttttttgttatatagcattttatacatatcaaaaatataggaaaataaaaaatatatatagtacacaaatgtatatatatatatatatatatatatatatatgaatatattacaaaatttttttcctttatatttCTAGTTCCAATTTCTTTTAGGTAATtgtttcaatatatatataatatactaaCATAtctctttatttttcttttttatttttcttactCTTTTGGTTTCGTcgattaattaaaatttcaCGCATATCAggttttttttcaaatactGGTATATACTGTATATAATTCTCTGtcataatttaaaaagaaaaaatttcaGCATAGGAcaaaacatatttatttaataactTCTTtacacataattatataaaaataaaataatttatatgtatattattgttaACCTTTTTTacttaattatttatttattattattttattttttttattaattaccTATATGTGGATATGGATATtactatataaataaaaatatatatatatatatatatatataaatttatttatatttatatactaatgaattatatagtttataaatttagaaaatgagcatttttttgtatgaattttttattattaaaaattgatagaaaataatgtttatatgtacatatatatatatatatatatatatatatatttctttgtttttactataaaaaatgtaatagaATTTAGTCTGTTTTATAACAATCTATtgtatacattatatatatatatatatatatatatatatatatatatatatatatcacatataaatttatatttatatatatttgtttatttgttttttattatattgttatttttttctcttttattttataatttttttttttggtataattcataattatttgattatataatatatatatatatatatatatatatatatatatatatataacttctTTAGCTTTAATTAATtgtgtttttctttttttatggtgatttttcttataatatttttttaacccTATGGAAAGTAAAAAAACCTTTTTTAGGGAGAATGAGCAAGTGAAGAATAGATTAGAGAGTGTTATGAACATTATTAATAAGgatgatgataaatatattttggataattttaatataatattagataatttatattatttaaagagTTGCTTAAATAGTTATAGAGAAGTAAAAAATGTTTTGGATCCCCATTTGAATTTATTAGTTCATTCgttcttatattttatgaaaaaatcttttaaaaatgttaagtatattatatcctattataagaaaaatttatatgaggaagaaaagaaaagaaatgaaaatgataatataagtgtagaaataaataaatgtaatattgCGCACATTGATGAAGatagcaataataataataataataataatgttaagaTTAGTTATGatactataaaaatatgtagcGAAGAGCAATTTCATTTtggttttttaaaaaacaatttAATACATggaaacaataataatagtaatacaCATCAAGATACAGAAAAAAATGTACAGTGTAcgatacatataaataatatgctcaataaagaaaatattaagaaCCATATTGGTTGTTCTAAGGATGATTATGAATATTCAGCATGTGTGAATTCTAAAACAAATTTAGAAAGGAAATATTCTGATGatgaatttttaaatatgtatataattattaaagaaatatataaatattataatactcTTATATCAGTTagaggagaaaaaaaaataaaatcgcTTTTTACAtgtaattctttttatttatataatattgttgatttattacttttattaaaaagagaagaagaaatatttgaatatataagtaatttagtatataataaaacaggTGAAAATAATTCTTGGgtattttcatatatcttaataatatggttatctttttgtttatatataccttTCAAATTAAAAGATGTAGATAAGtatatgttaaataatattgaagaaatttattattattatataaaaaaaaatgaaaaatcaaAAGAAGCATGttctattttatattctcATTTTTTAAGGAGACAAGACGTATAtgaatgtaatatatattttcatcatttttttcttatttctaaagaaataatgatgaaattaatatatatagatttaGAAAAGGCTAAAAGTAAAGAACCCAAAGATGAAGAATTttacattattaaaaataaggaaCTTCCTTCGTATTGCAACAATACCAAATTtagtaatataattttacatgGTATTTTATTAACACACAAAAGGGTATTGAAAAAagtagaaaagaaaatactTTTTAACTACAAAaagttttataatttcttcttaatacaaaattttaaatatttagatTTTACTGAAACTTCAAAAgcattaaaaattttatgctTAGGTTATTATGCATTATTATTCCTAGACAAAAATgaagattataaaaatataacaagtACAAACGTTGAAACGAATAATAATCACAgttgtaatattaatatattagaaaaaagtaaagaagaaaaaaaaaaggaaagtaatatatataaacttactcaaaaaaattctttatcGAACACAaaattttgttataataatttggATTATGAACATATGTATAAGGATCATCCTCTTTTTCATAAATTACCCatgtatgtaaatataaatgatgctTTTATAGAATATAAGACAGCTCATGAAACTGaacattttcatatattgggaaacaaaaaggaaattaataataatattttagaaaaGAATAAAGTAAATACAACAAGTGATAATATTAACCTAGAAAATGATTATTCTAATACTTATCATATTGAGCAAAATAAATGTGAAGATAATGTAATATTGTTTGATAAAAAAGATAGTAGTACTAATAATACTACTATTACTAAAAAggataatagtaataataataatgataatgataatactaacaataataatgataatgataatagtaacaataataatgataatggtagtaataatgataatagtagtaataataatatatattatagaccAAGTTACAAAGAACAGTTAGaacatattaaaattgtGGGAgggaaaaaatttatttgtgAAAGTCATATTATGGAAAtacttaatattttctttttttattttaatgataataatagttatatTAGATGGTGTTTATCAAAAAGTTTTggtaatattatgatatatttaaatgtagataatattaatacggttattaataaatttgatgattt from the Plasmodium falciparum 3D7 genome assembly, chromosome: 14 genome contains:
- a CDS encoding autophagy-related protein 12, putative, encoding MTENYIQYIPVFEKKPDMREILINRRNQKIKIVFKCISGTTILKKNKVLINGNETFSSLLIFLKRIFNKNDNIYLYINNNIKPNLDDYIYDLYDLYQISGSLNISYSFTPAY
- a CDS encoding protein MGET, with the translated sequence MSRIKDKSTTLSKNKKFGPNIKSCSEEKKSILVKNSSSIKNTKKGFLIDEDNIINKIKELNIILLQNKDEIDNLKQENESYVTQITNFMNKCKELQNICNDKDIILFKYKQEEKNLLQLIDSYKKEKEELQNEIEKLENNIQSTKGQLLVQNNEIDILKKEIKEKDKNIEELNIYIKHTEDEILKLTNENNKNKEDVNNNIKKQNKINEHINEKENVIKGLEEKIQKCNKVIKDKIEENETNKKKIQQQNEKINYINDKIQDLEREQKNDKEKIKKYIEKIKTLKKTSTIMEEKKKADKIDEQNKEKNQQEEIYNSQIYNINKKINKKGIKNGNMNKSDKMNKINMNGKNISTNQKNVCNSRSTSNSSSNSSDMSQEEIVSFSSKYNIKQNKINTSQK